A stretch of DNA from Deinococcus multiflagellatus:
GGGGGAAGGGCCAGACGACGCCCACCACCGCGAGGCGTGGGCAGCGGCGGGCGGCCCCCTACCCGACGGCACCTATGAACTGCTGGGGCCCAAGGTGCAGGGCAACCCGGAAGGCCTGACCCACCACGCGCTGGTGCGGCATGGGGAAGCGGTCCTGCCCGATGTGCCGCGCGATTTTGCCGGGCTGCGGGCCTACCTGGAGGCCCGGCCGGACATGGAAGGCGTGGTGTGGCACCACCCGGACGGCCGCATGGTGAAACTCAAGCGCAAGGACTTTTTCGGAGGTCGGCGCTAGGCCACACCAAAGGCCGCCGGTTCCTTTCTGGAACAGGAGCCGGCGGCCTTCTCGTCTTGACCCTTAGTGGTCGTGGCTGTGGCCGCTGCCGGCGCCGCGTTTGCCACTCACTTCCTCGCGCACCTCGGCCACCACGTAGGTGCAGGCCTCGGCGCAGGGCAGGCCGCCCGGCACCCCGTCCAGAAAGGAATGCAGCAGGCGCTCGCCCGCCCACAGGCGGGTGCGCAGGCAGGCGCTGCACACGTCCTGGGCCACATGTTCCACCTGGGCGGGGGTGGCGCGCTGCACCTTGGCGTAAATGCCGGTCTGGCGCCGGGCCGTGGTGGGCCAGGGGGTGTGGCGCAGGGCGTGGCAGGAGTGGGCGTAGGTTTCTTCCACCACCGCCGGGTACAGGTAGTGCACGGCGCGGCGCAGGTCGGCTTCGTTTAGCACGGCGCGCCAGCCGCGCGGCAGGTTGCGCAGGGTGTGCACCGGGCGGTGCTCGCCGCTATCGGTAAAGCGCACGCGGTCGCGCACCCCCTCCGGCGTGACCAAGGTGGTCAACTCGCCGCCGGGCAGGCCCTCGTCCAGCATGTGCCGCAACTCGAACACGCCCAGTTCCGGGGTGATCAGGGCCTCGCCCATCCGCAGGCCCCGGCGCGCACGGTCCATAAAGGCCTGCCACGCGGCCTCGTGGCCCCGCTCGTGGTCGCCCTGGTCCCCGGCGCCGTGGGCTTCCTCGGCCAGCTGCACAATCACGTCGGCCACAGCGGCGTGGGTGCCCACGGGCTTGGCGTAGTACACCTGCTGCGGGCCGTGCGGGTTGTCGGGGAAGTCGGTGACCACGCCGCTTAAGCCCATGTCCTCGGGAATGGTTTCCAAGGTGTGCCAGCCCTCCGAGGCGAAGAAGGGCACCACCACCACGCGGGGCGCCCGCACCACCTCGGGCCATGTCCCCACCTTGGGGTCCTCGTCCAGAAACAGGGCGTGCACCTCGGCAAAGTGGCCCTGCTCGCGCAGGCGGTCGGCGTTCTGGTAGATGACGCGGTTGCTGTTCTCGTTGCGGGTGGTGCCGTGCCCCAGGACGATCAGCGCCGTGTCCTCGGGGTTGGCGTCCGGCAGCACCTCGCGGGCGCGGGCCAGCAGGACGTCGCTCATGCCGGGGTGCACGCCGTAGGGCAGCGTGTAGCGCACCGTGCGCCCCCCGATCACCCGCGCAATGCCCCCCTCCGGCACCGGCCCCTGGTGGCCCAGCCCCATTTCACGCGGAATCACCGTTTCGGTGAAATACCCTTCCGAGATAAACATGGGGATGACCGTCACGTCCGTGCTGGCGGTGGTTTTCAGCACCTGCCGCAAGGAAGGCTCTTCTTTCCAGTAGCCCTCGATCACCTCGTCGAACAGCCCCCGGTCCCGCAGCAATTCCGCGTAGCGGTAGACCGCCACCGCCGATTCGCCGTTCAGGTGAGAGCCGTGCCCAATCAGCACCAGTGAGCGCATATGGCGCCGACTGTAGCGGAGCGAGGGGCAGGGGATTGTCCCAAAAGCTGGGAAGTAGGGAAAAGAGCGTGGGGAGGCAAGCGTGGAGCGTGGAAAGGGCCGCGCTCAGGGCTTGACAGGCCCGCTGAGCCGCGTTAGGCAGTTTCACTGCCCACTGCCCACTGCCCACTGCCCACTGCCCACTGCCCACTGCCCACTGCCCACTGCCCACTGCCCACTGCCCACTGCCCACTGCCCACTGCCCACTGCCCACTGCCCACTGCCCACTGCCGCCCTTCCTCAACCCCACTGAAGGCCCCCCTCACGCACGCGCTGGCCGGGCTTCGTAGGGTGGGGCCGTTCACTGACTGGACGGCGGCGGCCTGGGGCACCGGGCTTCTGGGCGCGCTGCGGCCCGTTTCCATGTGCAAGGAGGGATTCCATGTTTTTTCAGCAACGTGACCGCCACGAGCAGATGGCCCGCCTCGACCCCCGCGACACCAACGCCGACGGGCAGGTGAGCCCCCAGGAAGCCGCCGCCTACATCCGCGACTACCTGGACAACGCCTCGCCCCAGGAGCGCGACCAGATCATGCGTGAGTACTTCGGGCAGATGAGCCCGCAGGAGCGCCAGCAGATGGGCGACGCCATTGTGCGCAGCCCCGCCAACCCGATCCAGAACGTGCGCCACGACGACGACAACGACCTGATTGACGCCTACACCCGCACCGCCCAGGCCCCCGCCCAGAACGGCCAGAGCCCCCTGGAAGCGGCCTTTGCGCCCGGCGGCATGCTCAGCAGCCCGCTGGTCAAGGCCGGACTGGTGGGGCTGGCCGGCATGATCGGCAGCCGGATGCTGCGCCGGTAAACGCCAGCGTCGAGAAGTCCAGTCGTCGAGAGGTCGAGGCCAGCGGGTGCTCGACCTCTCGACGTTTTGACGCCTCGACCGTGCGACCCCGCTCAATCTGCGGGGACGCTCCGTGCCCCCTGTCCCGCACCGCCCACTACAATGGCCCGCAATGCCTCTGTCGTACCTCACCCGCATTGCCCAGACGCCCGCGCCCACCTTTGAGGAGGGTGTGCGCGCGGACCTGATCGCGGGCCTGTGGGACGAACTGGGCTACGCCACCGAGCGCGACGAGGCCGGCAATGTCCTGACCCGCCTGACCCCCCCGGGCACCGAGGGCCGCCCCGCCCTGCTGCTGGCCGCGCACCTGGACACGGTGTTCGAGGGCGGCACCGACGTGACCGTGCGCGAGGAAGGCGGGCGCCTGATCGGCCCCGGCGTAGGCGACAACAGCGCCAGCCTCGCGGTGGTCACCGCCCTGCTGCGCGACCTGCGCGGCGGCGCGGGGGTCCTGCGCCGCCCGCTGTGGGTGGCGGCCAATGTGGGTGAGGAAGGCCTGGGCGACCTGCGCGGCGCCAAGCACCTGCTGGCCCGGCACCGCGCGGCGCTGGGCGCTTTTGTGGCGGTAGACGGCTACCTGGGCATTGCCGTGACGCGCGCGGTGGGCGTGCGGCGCTACCGCGCGGTGTTCAGCGGCCCCGGTGGGCACTCCTGGGGCGATCAGGCGCCCAGTGCCCTGCACGCGCTGGGCCGGGCCATCAGCGCGCTGTACGCCCTGCACCTGCCCCTCAGCCCACGCACCACGCTGAACGTGGGGGTGGCGGGGGGCGGCACCAGTGTGAACTCTATTGCGGGCACGGCCGAACTGCTGCTGGACCTGCGCTCGCTGGACGCCGGGGTGCTGGCCGACCTGGACAGCCGGGCGGTGACGGCCCTGCACGCGGCGGCGCGCGAGGCCGGCGTGCGCGTTCACCTGGAGCGGGTGGGCGACCGCCCCGGCGGCGACCTGCGCAGCGATCCCCTGTTGCCCCTGGTGCGCGAGGCCGCCCGCGAAGGCCGCCTGGACATTCGCGTGGCCTCCAGCAGCACCGATGCGAACGCCGCTGTGCCCCACGGCCTGCCCGCCGTGGCGGTGGGGGTGTACCGGGGCGGCAACGCCCACCGCACCGACGAATGGGTGCAGGCCAGCAGCCTGAAACCGGGCCTGCAGTTTCTGCGGCGACTGGTGGAGCTGTACCAACGCTCGCCCGTGGCCTGAGCTGGCCGGTTCCTGGGCCGCGTGCCCTGGCCAGGGCGCCCGGTGGTGCAGGCCCGACCGGGCGCCGGTGCGCCCTGGGTGGTGCCCGGCCGCGCGCCGCCCTGCAGCGGCCCGGCAGGAGGGGGCCAGATGCCGGCGTGGGCTCAGGCGTTCTGGGGCTGCGGCCCGCCCGACCTGCTGATCTACGGCCCCCTCCCAGGGAGACGTGAAAAGCCCGTCTGGGCGGGCAGTTCCTGTAATGGCGGTCGCAATTGTGCCCCACCAAATTCCCATCTGTTCAGGGCAGAATAAGGGGGCCAATGACTGCTCCTGCCCGCTCCACGCCGCGCCGCCCGGTCCGGCCTGTTTCGCTGCTCCTTCGCGCCGCGCGTGCGCCGGGCTTGGCCGCGCTGCTGCTGGGGGCGTCACTGTCGTCGGGGGCGGCCGCGCAGGGCGTGGTGTCGCCGGCCCAGCATGTCTTTAACCAGGTGAACCAGCTCATTCAAAGCGAGTACGGCGGACTCTCCACGGTGGACCGCGCCGCCCTCACCCGCGAGTACCAGGGGCGCCTGGACGCTGTGTGCTCGCCCAGCCCCAGCACCTGCGAGGAAGCCAAGGCCTATCCGGTTCTGGAAGCCGAGCTGACCGCGCTGGGCGACGACCACTCGTTTTTTCAGACCCCCGAGGACTACCGCGAATTTGTGGCCAGCGCCACGGGGGGCAACCGCCTGCAGTTCGGTGTGAAACTGGCGCGCCTGGACGGCCAGAACCGCGTGGTGACCGAAGTGGTGCCCGGCAGCGCCGCTGCAGAAGCGGGCCTGAAGCGGGGCGACGTGCTGCTGACCCTCAACGGGCAGCCCTACGTGTACGAGGACCTGCGCCGCGCGCGCGAAGAGGGCCGCACCATCACCCTGGGGGCGGAGCGCCAGGGCCAGCCGCTGACCGTCACCGTGACCGCCCGCGAAAGCAGCACCCGCGACCTGCCGCGCCTGAGCTTTGTGCCGGGGGCCGGCAGCAGCGAGGTGGCGGTGCTGCGGATTCCCACCTTCCTGTCGGGCGGCGGCGTGGCCCAGGGCGTGCATGACCTGGTGGGGCAGGCGCAGGCACGCGGCGCCAGCGGCCTGATTGTGGACCTGCGCGGCAACGGCGGCGGCAGCCTCAGTGAATGCGACAGCGCCGTGAGCGCCTTTGTGCCCAGCCTGACCCGCGT
This window harbors:
- a CDS encoding M20/M25/M40 family metallo-hydrolase is translated as MPLSYLTRIAQTPAPTFEEGVRADLIAGLWDELGYATERDEAGNVLTRLTPPGTEGRPALLLAAHLDTVFEGGTDVTVREEGGRLIGPGVGDNSASLAVVTALLRDLRGGAGVLRRPLWVAANVGEEGLGDLRGAKHLLARHRAALGAFVAVDGYLGIAVTRAVGVRRYRAVFSGPGGHSWGDQAPSALHALGRAISALYALHLPLSPRTTLNVGVAGGGTSVNSIAGTAELLLDLRSLDAGVLADLDSRAVTALHAAAREAGVRVHLERVGDRPGGDLRSDPLLPLVREAAREGRLDIRVASSSTDANAAVPHGLPAVAVGVYRGGNAHRTDEWVQASSLKPGLQFLRRLVELYQRSPVA
- a CDS encoding S41 family peptidase is translated as MTAPARSTPRRPVRPVSLLLRAARAPGLAALLLGASLSSGAAAQGVVSPAQHVFNQVNQLIQSEYGGLSTVDRAALTREYQGRLDAVCSPSPSTCEEAKAYPVLEAELTALGDDHSFFQTPEDYREFVASATGGNRLQFGVKLARLDGQNRVVTEVVPGSAAAEAGLKRGDVLLTLNGQPYVYEDLRRAREEGRTITLGAERQGQPLTVTVTARESSTRDLPRLSFVPGAGSSEVAVLRIPTFLSGGGVAQGVHDLVGQAQARGASGLIVDLRGNGGGSLSECDSAVSAFVPSLTRVARSPDGNERTVVSRGTRVESGRVLGSVRNPNLWTGPVAVLVDSGSASCSEFFAFEMQYARRGPVIGEETAGVGNTATRVWPVGEGAVQLTILNYAKPDGTPYPQSVRPDQARVQGEAEVRLLTQGTDALLQAGVQALQSAPTLSLDPFRTRP
- a CDS encoding RNA ligase 1 family protein, which codes for MQKILSLYARNYDTDRRVRDEVVPGAEWVLAGEGVATRKWDGTSCLVRAGRLYRRYDAKKGRTPPPDFEPAQPPDPVTGHHPGWVPVGEGPDDAHHREAWAAAGGPLPDGTYELLGPKVQGNPEGLTHHALVRHGEAVLPDVPRDFAGLRAYLEARPDMEGVVWHHPDGRMVKLKRKDFFGGRR
- a CDS encoding DR2241 family protein; its protein translation is MPCPSLRYSRRHMRSLVLIGHGSHLNGESAVAVYRYAELLRDRGLFDEVIEGYWKEEPSLRQVLKTTASTDVTVIPMFISEGYFTETVIPREMGLGHQGPVPEGGIARVIGGRTVRYTLPYGVHPGMSDVLLARAREVLPDANPEDTALIVLGHGTTRNENSNRVIYQNADRLREQGHFAEVHALFLDEDPKVGTWPEVVRAPRVVVVPFFASEGWHTLETIPEDMGLSGVVTDFPDNPHGPQQVYYAKPVGTHAAVADVIVQLAEEAHGAGDQGDHERGHEAAWQAFMDRARRGLRMGEALITPELGVFELRHMLDEGLPGGELTTLVTPEGVRDRVRFTDSGEHRPVHTLRNLPRGWRAVLNEADLRRAVHYLYPAVVEETYAHSCHALRHTPWPTTARRQTGIYAKVQRATPAQVEHVAQDVCSACLRTRLWAGERLLHSFLDGVPGGLPCAEACTYVVAEVREEVSGKRGAGSGHSHDH